The sequence CAAGCATATCGTAGAGCACAAATTCGAGATCTTTCAGGGGTGCTTTGTAGTCAGCCATAATCGCTACCTTTGCGTGGATTAACTGGATGCCTATATGCGTCTTATACGACACAAACAATGGCACGGTCTAAAATATTGCCGACCCCTGTTTTTCACGCAATTGCCATTTCCGCCACATCCACTGGCAAAAGCTAGCTGGCCTAGTTGGCCTTTGGCGGAAAATGCTCAAGTAGATCGGACAACTGAGCCGCTACACGCGCTTCGCGCTGCTCGGGTGAAAGGCCTTCTTTCACCTTCCCTTCTGTCGAACCACGCCAAACCACTTCCTGGCTTTTGGTATCCAAAATATCAACAATGATACTGCCCTGCTGATAGTAGGTGTTGTGCAAGTCTGGCGTACTGTAAGCATGGCCGTAGGCAAAACCACTGCGATAAATACCAAAATTAGCGTTGTAGCTTTCGACCTTCATGCGCTCATCGAGAACGAGAAAATAGCGCACCAAAAAATCTGCGCTGTTTGGCTCCACCTCAGAATAGCGGTTTGAGAGCTGCTTTTTCAGCACTGTTCCGATGCGCTTTATGGTGATTTCTGAAACTTTTGGGTTGGCGTAAACGGAAGGGTCTACGGGCAATAGCGCGTAGGAGCGGTATTCATCGAACGCCACATCTGTTTGGTAATCGGTAGAAATACCCCGGTTCGCGCAGGCGTTAAGAAGAAGAGTAAAAGCCGCAATGGCCGTAACAAGTAAGCGTTTCATAGTGACCCCTTTGTTTTTTTATAGCTGAATTCTCGCCATCAGGCTATCAATGGCATTGTCGACTCGCTGACTGTGCTCGGCAGAACTAATGCCCTGAAGCAACGCACCTTCCACTGCGCCTCTCCAGATGGCAATATTCCGCACCGAATCCAGCACAGCGACCATCACCGCACCATTTTTCAAGCCCACCGCCCCCATCCCAGGGTAAATACGAAATACCTCATGTAGTTCGTCCGTTAAATGTTCGCCCGTTCCAGCCGCGACAAGCAGTTGGTAGCGGGTCGACCCCGCTTCGCGCGCGAACCTGACACCCTTTGCCTCAAAGGCTCGCTGAACCTGCTGCTTTAGGTAGGCGTCGGGGCGAAAATCACCGTTACTTTTAATAGTGTCAACCGGGCCCAGCTCCCGGGCCTCGGCAAGCGGCGCATTAAACCAGCTAACCGAGGAACCGGCCGCGACCGCACCCTTGAGCTTACCAACCGTAATGGTCGCCGTCTCCGGCGCAAAGGTATAAGGTGTGCCGGTCACAGTCCCGCCGTTTTCTCGACCACCGGTACTGCACGCCGTGAGTGTCAATACAACACACCCGATTACTACACTCGCACGGGCCAATGCTGCCTTAATCACAGAATTCTCCTACGGATTTTTGGGCAGTTGCTGCAAGCGGTACTCGCCAGGTGTCTGCCCTGTCCATTTCTTAAACGAACGAAAAAACGCGCTGGGTTCGTCAAAACCTAACTTTTCGGCAATATCCGCGTTGGAAAGTTCTGCGCACGCCAGGTAATGAATGGCAACTTCCATTCGGCACTCGTCCTTCAACTTCTGGTAAGACGTGCCTTCCTTGCTCAACTGCCGACGCATGGTCGTCACCGACATATTCAGCATTTCAGATAGCTGCTCCGCCGATGGGATGCTCCGATTGACCTCGCGCTTCAAAATGTTCCGCACCCGTTCGGTAAAACTCAGTTTGAGCGGGTCCTGGGTAACGAGGTGGTATGGGGCGGTGGACAAAAAAGCCATCAACGACTCGTGATCCTGCACCAGGGGGTAATCCAACACACCCTTGGAAAACGCGAAGCCAACATCGTGGCAATCGTGGATGACGCTCTCCTGACGCACGCAGGCAAGAGGCTCGCAGCCTCGGCTTTTAGGGTGTCGCAGAGCGACCTGATGTAAGGCAATGTCTTTGCCGGTCAACCACTCTGCAAATTTGTGCCAGGCGATAATAGCGCTCAGAATATGGCCTGGGTCTGCATCGCTAAGCAATTGGTCAAATTCTTCCGTACTACAACTGCGAACCGGTACCATGCGAAGAAATACATGGTCACTTTGAGTATCTTCGTCAGGCGTAAACTTGACCAACATGCCGCGACAGATTTCGGAAAATTCACCAGCGCGAATAATCGCCTGCCGCAAGTTGCTGCAACTCAGCAAGGTCAGACACATCATGCGAAAGGAGCCAAGCTGCACTTTGCCACCCACGAACATACCGAACCATTCGTCTTCTGTGGTGCGCATCACCAGCTGATATAACGCTGCATAGCGGCGCGCACTGATATCGGCCTGCGAACTCAGAGCCTGCTCGTCAATTTCTGCCTGCTGGAGGATTGTTCGCGTATCACAGCCCGCGAGATGGGCCTGCGCTAACAACCTTGTCACATAATGCGCGGGAATCCTCGAGTCTTTCATTCGTCGCTGTCATCCCTCAACGTGTTGTTACGCTTATTCAGGGAGTCGTCCATCACGGAGTCGCCCCGCCCCATCAACCAGCGCAGGCACAAGCCTAGCACCGCTGCGGCGCCAACAAGTGCGGCGAGGAGTAGCACCGCGACCCAGAGTGCTTCAAAGAGCTTGTCTGCCGGGTAACCAAATCTCACAACCATCATAGCCAGCGCAGCGCCACTGGCGATTAGCGTTACCATTACATTGGAACGCTTGTTAAAGCGGAATTTAACTTTCATGCAGCCTATCGTACAAATGCGTTTTCTTGAGTCCACTCACAGTGAACCTTGTGAATACCAGCCCCAGGCGTATGGCCGTTATTGCGGCTCTCCCAGGTAAACGTATGGGTGCCGTAAAGTTCTGTCTCCAGGTGGACGACAGCCGACACCCAGTACATCTGGTTAAGCAATGCCTCAAACTTTTCAATCCAATTGTTCCATTCATACTCAATAGCTTTGTAGGAGGCTCCGAAGTGCATGACGTCGGAGAGATACGCCTCAGCGTTCACTTCCAGCTCTGGGATCGAAAACATCTCCTGACATAGATAAGGCCACTCCTCGGATTTGGGTAAGGCGAGCATTGCATTGCGATTATTTTGACGCCGCAATACGTCACCGGGGTTCGATGAAAGGTCTTTTATACAACCGTAAACAATGGATTCCTGCTCCATAAATCTCTCGTATTAAACTGCTCTATGGCTCAAAACGGCCACCAGGAATTCAGCCGATCTTCGCACTTATTCAATTGCGCCTGATAGCGCGCGGCGCGCGAGCTCACTTTCTTAGCGGTTGCTTTGAGCCAGGCTTTACTGTTAAACGTGCCGCGCGCGAACCCTCCGTGGCCTTCGTGATAGGCCAGGTAGAGGCGGTAGGTGTCGCTCGGCTTGATCTTAAGGGTTTTCACGCTCAAATTGTTGTACCAGGCAATGAAATCGATAGCATCGTCAAAATCATTGCGATCAGCACCCCAGTGCGGCGCTTTCGATTTATACCAATCCCAGGTTTCGTCCTTAGCCTGAGCATACCCGTAAGCACTGCTTTTTCGCGGCCCGGGAATAAACCCCAAAATTCTTTTGCGCGGCGGCTTAGCGGTGTTTTTGAACGCGCTCTCCTGATACATAATCGCCATATTGGTCGCGATTGGCACGTGCCATTTTTTAGTGGCTTTTTTCGCGTCTTTATACCAGCCATCTTTTTCGTCGAAGATATGGCAGATATTATCAACGTGCCGGGGCGGTGCGCTGGCACAACCAGCTAATACGAGCGAGCAGAAGATAAACAGGGCGAATTTCACAGTGCGTCCCATTTAAAAGGAA comes from Teredinibacter turnerae and encodes:
- a CDS encoding transglycosylase SLT domain-containing protein; the protein is MGRTVKFALFIFCSLVLAGCASAPPRHVDNICHIFDEKDGWYKDAKKATKKWHVPIATNMAIMYQESAFKNTAKPPRKRILGFIPGPRKSSAYGYAQAKDETWDWYKSKAPHWGADRNDFDDAIDFIAWYNNLSVKTLKIKPSDTYRLYLAYHEGHGGFARGTFNSKAWLKATAKKVSSRAARYQAQLNKCEDRLNSWWPF
- a CDS encoding DUF4136 domain-containing protein codes for the protein MKRLLVTAIAAFTLLLNACANRGISTDYQTDVAFDEYRSYALLPVDPSVYANPKVSEITIKRIGTVLKKQLSNRYSEVEPNSADFLVRYFLVLDERMKVESYNANFGIYRSGFAYGHAYSTPDLHNTYYQQGSIIVDILDTKSQEVVWRGSTEGKVKEGLSPEQREARVAAQLSDLLEHFPPKAN
- a CDS encoding helix-turn-helix domain-containing protein; translation: MKDSRIPAHYVTRLLAQAHLAGCDTRTILQQAEIDEQALSSQADISARRYAALYQLVMRTTEDEWFGMFVGGKVQLGSFRMMCLTLLSCSNLRQAIIRAGEFSEICRGMLVKFTPDEDTQSDHVFLRMVPVRSCSTEEFDQLLSDADPGHILSAIIAWHKFAEWLTGKDIALHQVALRHPKSRGCEPLACVRQESVIHDCHDVGFAFSKGVLDYPLVQDHESLMAFLSTAPYHLVTQDPLKLSFTERVRNILKREVNRSIPSAEQLSEMLNMSVTTMRRQLSKEGTSYQKLKDECRMEVAIHYLACAELSNADIAEKLGFDEPSAFFRSFKKWTGQTPGEYRLQQLPKNP